The proteins below are encoded in one region of Flavobacterium nackdongense:
- a CDS encoding sugar phosphate nucleotidyltransferase — protein MKIIVPMAGRGSRLRPHTLTIPKPLIPIAGKPIVHRLVEDIAGVLNQDIEEIAFIIHESFGKKVEEDLIAIAEKLGSKGTIYYQNEALGTGHAIMCAKESLSGPAVIAYADTLIRADFDLDQNADSVIWVKKVDQPEAFGVVNLNEANQIIELVEKPKEFVSDLAVIGIYYFKDVAVLKNELQFVLDNNIINGGEYQINDGIKQMMAKGMIFVPGEVAEWMDCGNKDVTVETNSRMLGFLHNDGEDLVAKNIKLENSTIIPPCYIGEDVVLINTTVGPNVSLGKGCHIVNSSIKNSLVQTHSHIKNANLDNAMIGNHASFDGNFTSISIGDYSVLE, from the coding sequence ATGAAAATAATAGTACCAATGGCTGGACGAGGTTCCAGATTAAGACCACACACATTAACCATTCCGAAACCTTTAATTCCAATTGCGGGAAAACCAATCGTACACCGTTTGGTCGAAGATATTGCTGGGGTGTTGAATCAGGATATTGAAGAAATAGCCTTTATCATTCACGAAAGTTTTGGCAAGAAAGTAGAAGAAGATTTAATCGCCATTGCCGAAAAATTAGGTTCAAAAGGAACTATCTATTATCAAAATGAAGCTTTGGGAACGGGTCACGCCATTATGTGTGCCAAAGAGTCGCTGAGCGGACCAGCCGTGATTGCGTATGCTGATACTTTGATTCGTGCCGATTTCGATTTAGATCAAAATGCTGACAGCGTGATTTGGGTGAAAAAAGTAGATCAACCAGAAGCTTTTGGGGTAGTCAACTTGAACGAAGCCAATCAAATTATTGAATTGGTCGAAAAACCTAAGGAATTTGTTTCAGACCTTGCTGTTATCGGAATTTACTATTTTAAAGATGTTGCCGTTCTGAAAAACGAATTGCAATTTGTTTTGGACAACAACATCATCAACGGTGGCGAATATCAGATCAATGACGGAATCAAGCAAATGATGGCAAAAGGTATGATTTTTGTGCCGGGAGAAGTCGCTGAGTGGATGGACTGCGGCAACAAAGATGTTACGGTAGAAACCAATTCAAGAATGTTGGGATTTTTACACAATGATGGAGAAGATTTGGTGGCGAAAAACATTAAATTAGAAAATTCAACGATCATTCCGCCTTGTTATATTGGAGAAGATGTGGTTTTGATTAATACAACTGTTGGGCCAAATGTGTCTTTAGGAAAAGGATGTCACATTGTCAATAGCTCCATAAAAAACAGTTTGGTGCAAACCCATTCGCATATCAAAAACGCCAATTTAGACAATGCGATGATAGGCAATCACGCTAGTTTTGATGGAAATTTCACAAGCATCAGCATTGGAGATTATTCGGTATTGGAGTAA
- a CDS encoding DUF4292 domain-containing protein, giving the protein MNNFFKNIRIFFWVSCIVSMVLVSCKSKTAVVDASKNESRKNINKIIENYYNNKNQFSTLYIKASAKYATENQNQNVTAEIKLKKDEQILISIRFLGITMAKASITPDKVSYYEKLNGTYYEGDFSGLSRFLGTDLDFNKVQNMILGRAIDNLKEGKYADSLADQVYRLDEIADANTKKSFYIDANNYTMNKQEITQTKEERMVQVIYSNKKEYSEMTLPLGITINSYQKKGKAEINMTYTTVNFNEELSFPYSVPNDYKRIIIK; this is encoded by the coding sequence ATGAATAATTTTTTCAAAAACATACGAATCTTTTTTTGGGTTAGCTGCATTGTTTCGATGGTACTAGTTTCGTGCAAATCGAAAACAGCCGTGGTCGATGCCTCCAAAAATGAGAGCAGAAAGAACATCAATAAAATCATAGAAAACTATTACAACAATAAAAATCAGTTTTCTACATTATATATAAAGGCGAGTGCGAAATACGCTACTGAAAACCAAAACCAAAATGTGACAGCCGAAATTAAACTCAAAAAAGACGAACAAATTTTAATCAGTATTCGGTTTTTAGGAATCACGATGGCAAAAGCATCAATAACTCCTGACAAGGTGAGTTATTATGAAAAATTAAACGGAACGTATTATGAAGGCGATTTTAGTGGTTTGAGTCGGTTTTTGGGTACGGATTTAGACTTTAATAAAGTTCAAAATATGATTTTAGGCAGAGCTATAGATAATTTGAAGGAGGGAAAATATGCGGACTCGCTTGCCGATCAAGTGTATCGATTGGATGAAATAGCCGATGCCAATACTAAGAAATCTTTCTATATTGATGCCAATAATTATACTATGAATAAGCAGGAAATCACCCAAACCAAAGAAGAACGCATGGTTCAAGTGATCTATTCCAACAAAAAAGAGTACAGCGAAATGACCTTGCCATTGGGGATTACTATTAATTCCTATCAAAAAAAGGGGAAAGCCGAAATCAATATGACTTATACGACGGTCAATTTTAATGAAGAACTTTCTTTTCCTTATAGTGTTCCAAATGATTACAAAAGAATTATAATTAAGTAA
- a CDS encoding TonB-dependent receptor, translated as MKLTYLIVFLSVVTSVFAQNNKGTDIADASLAETTSTTTIDEKSIITGTVIEESTGKPLPGVLVVIKGTKLATQTDAEGKFYFRKMPAGKYALEFSMFSFSTKIISDVEVIDKEATILNVSLAEMNGVLDEVVVKTVKAKTESVQSLLTMQKNSIRVSDGISAESIKRTPDRTTSDVLRRISGTSIQDNKFVIVRGLNDRYNTTYLNGSPLPSTEPDKKAFSFDIFPANMLDNLVINKTASPDLPGEFAGGIIEINTKSTPENDFQSITVGAGYNTITTNKTKFEANDVKVGLPSYFPNSADFIALQNLKTESSIQQIANLAKTYQTDWSVDEGKFDPNTNFQFTLGRFFKFNGDQSLGLLASATNNVTNVFGEGTLKEYETPNVQNKDFHNNNYRKQKLLGAIVNLSLKLNTNNRFSFKNLYSINSESRYTDRLGTKNIQDVEPIMSISTNRLFTENKIYTGQLIGEHFLPESKIKVGWVGSYSNVQREVPSERRNTYDYIQYSDGTQSVPRANFVINSVGIDYPGSIFTSDNSESIFSSKIDISKKIEFSDNLSADIKIGGIIQSRNRKFQARQLGYIPFNGRVNGINWGNNTFSSTIPTLPNETIFNSANMGILSTSPRVSGLTLFEGTKGSDYYDAESNLDAGYLMIDNVFNKWRIIWGARIENYSQQLNSKSEANAPVVVDDTQLDILPSFNLIYSLDKKQNLRLSGSKTLNRPEFRELAPFLFYDFDTRFNTSGNPDLKITDIYNADIRYEYFLGKGQMLSASTFYKNFKNPIELQALANNSNIYQNASTGTNYGIELEFRLLVSTLFGAKENKFLDDLTIFSNLAVIRSEVDISNLTPTAVKTPLQGQSPYVFNAGLQYINKELGWSFAANANRVGDRITIHGNQTTGNTAPAFWEKSRTFLDFQLAKNLLKNKIELKLNVRNALAEDLVFYQNNDLPGAKEIKGFDAFVNKVFTGDSQNKNGFDSKVDDEVIRNNFGRVFSFAMTYNF; from the coding sequence ATGAAATTAACATACCTTATCGTATTTTTATCAGTTGTAACTTCAGTCTTTGCTCAAAATAACAAAGGAACAGACATTGCAGATGCTTCTTTAGCAGAAACAACATCGACAACAACTATAGATGAAAAATCTATTATTACTGGAACCGTAATAGAAGAATCTACCGGAAAACCATTACCGGGAGTACTTGTAGTTATAAAAGGGACCAAATTGGCGACACAGACCGACGCCGAAGGGAAATTTTATTTCAGAAAAATGCCGGCGGGAAAATATGCATTAGAATTTTCTATGTTTTCGTTTTCTACAAAAATCATCTCTGATGTAGAAGTGATTGACAAAGAAGCGACTATATTGAATGTTTCTCTTGCAGAAATGAATGGCGTGCTTGATGAAGTTGTCGTCAAAACAGTTAAAGCAAAAACTGAATCGGTACAATCGCTTTTGACAATGCAAAAGAACAGCATAAGAGTTTCTGACGGAATTTCGGCAGAAAGTATCAAAAGAACACCAGACAGAACCACTTCCGACGTTTTACGAAGAATTAGTGGTACAAGTATTCAAGACAATAAATTTGTTATTGTACGCGGATTAAATGACCGTTACAACACTACTTATTTGAACGGTTCACCGCTACCGAGCACCGAACCTGACAAAAAAGCATTTTCGTTTGATATTTTTCCAGCGAATATGCTTGATAATTTAGTGATTAACAAAACGGCTTCGCCGGATTTGCCAGGTGAATTTGCAGGAGGAATCATTGAAATAAACACCAAATCAACTCCTGAGAATGATTTTCAATCCATCACAGTAGGAGCGGGATACAATACCATCACAACAAACAAAACTAAATTTGAAGCCAACGATGTGAAAGTAGGATTACCATCTTATTTTCCAAATTCAGCCGATTTTATCGCCTTGCAAAACCTGAAAACGGAATCGAGTATTCAGCAGATAGCGAACTTGGCAAAAACTTACCAAACCGATTGGAGTGTAGATGAGGGCAAATTTGATCCTAATACTAATTTTCAATTCACTTTAGGACGGTTTTTTAAATTTAACGGAGATCAAAGTTTAGGCTTATTAGCCTCGGCGACCAATAACGTAACCAATGTTTTTGGAGAGGGAACTCTAAAAGAGTACGAGACGCCAAATGTACAAAATAAAGATTTCCACAATAATAATTATAGGAAACAAAAATTGCTTGGTGCGATAGTGAATCTTTCTTTGAAATTAAATACCAATAACAGGTTTAGCTTCAAAAATTTATACAGCATAAATTCTGAAAGCAGATATACCGACAGATTAGGTACAAAAAACATACAAGATGTTGAACCTATTATGTCTATATCTACCAACAGATTATTTACTGAAAACAAAATTTATACAGGACAATTAATAGGAGAACATTTCTTGCCAGAAAGCAAGATCAAAGTGGGTTGGGTTGGTTCTTACAGTAATGTTCAACGAGAAGTGCCTTCAGAAAGAAGAAATACGTATGATTACATTCAATATTCAGATGGAACTCAATCCGTGCCAAGAGCAAATTTTGTTATAAACTCAGTGGGTATCGATTATCCCGGCTCTATTTTTACATCTGACAATAGCGAAAGCATTTTCAGTTCCAAGATTGACATCAGTAAAAAAATCGAATTTTCAGACAATTTATCCGCTGACATAAAAATAGGTGGAATTATACAATCTCGTAACAGAAAATTTCAAGCCAGACAATTGGGATATATTCCTTTTAATGGAAGAGTGAATGGAATAAATTGGGGAAATAATACTTTTTCCAGCACAATTCCAACTTTGCCAAATGAAACCATTTTCAATTCCGCCAATATGGGAATTTTGTCAACTTCACCTCGAGTAAGTGGTCTGACTCTTTTTGAAGGAACAAAAGGAAGTGATTATTATGATGCAGAATCAAATTTAGACGCTGGTTATTTGATGATTGACAATGTATTCAATAAATGGAGAATAATTTGGGGCGCTCGTATCGAAAACTACTCACAGCAACTCAATTCTAAATCTGAGGCGAATGCACCTGTTGTTGTCGATGACACCCAATTAGACATTTTGCCTTCTTTCAACCTTATTTATAGCTTAGATAAAAAGCAGAACCTAAGACTAAGTGGTTCTAAAACTTTGAACAGACCGGAATTTAGGGAACTAGCGCCCTTTTTGTTCTACGATTTTGACACTAGATTTAATACTTCTGGAAATCCCGATTTAAAAATTACAGATATTTATAATGCTGATATCCGTTATGAGTATTTCTTAGGCAAAGGACAAATGCTTTCGGCATCTACTTTCTATAAAAATTTTAAAAACCCAATCGAGCTGCAAGCGTTGGCCAATAACTCCAATATATATCAAAATGCTTCTACTGGAACAAATTATGGTATTGAATTAGAGTTTAGACTTTTAGTAAGCACCTTATTTGGAGCGAAGGAGAATAAGTTTTTAGATGATTTAACTATTTTCTCCAATTTGGCAGTAATCCGTTCTGAAGTCGATATTTCAAACCTTACTCCCACAGCAGTTAAAACGCCATTACAAGGGCAGTCGCCTTATGTATTCAATGCCGGATTACAATACATCAACAAAGAGTTAGGTTGGTCATTTGCAGCCAATGCAAACAGAGTTGGCGATAGAATTACAATTCACGGAAACCAAACTACCGGAAATACCGCTCCTGCATTTTGGGAAAAGTCAAGAACATTTTTAGATTTTCAGCTAGCAAAAAATCTTTTGAAAAACAAAATAGAATTAAAATTAAATGTTCGTAATGCTTTGGCAGAAGATTTAGTCTTTTACCAAAACAATGACTTACCCGGAGCGAAAGAAATAAAAGGATTTGATGCCTTTGTAAACAAAGTATTCACAGGTGATTCCCAAAACAAGAACGGATTTGACTCTAAAGTTGACGATGAAGTGATTAGAAATAATTTTGGTCGTGTTTTTTCTTTCGCAATGACCTATAATTTTTAA
- a CDS encoding T9SS type A sorting domain-containing protein: MKKIYFLSILALVTFTGFAQFTTTTYRGAFAPAPAAMWTDTWTEFNPQDKAYPTPNVTVSANITTNTIWTAGNTYALGGQIYVKNNATLTIEPGVIIRSNAPGAGLFITKGAKLIAEGTASSPIVFTSGNTVGNRNLGDWGGIILLGKGSYNINGGINNIEGIAPSADTEFGGGATPDDNDNSGSLKYVRIEYAGFTYGAAGSNTEINGLTFGAVGKGTKIDYVQVSYANDDSYEWFGGAVDCFHLVAFNGIDDDFDTDNGFSGKVQFCLGIRNPTIADSSGSNGFESDNNSTSTSGTSFTRAVFSNCTLVGPTYRTTLPSGGALNSNHRRAAHLRRNTQLQIWNSIFIDFFDGVVVDGNTTTANATANTMKFKSNIIAGTVASKVAVKVESPTTTFDVATWFTSNNNTSQTTSAGLLTLPYNTTDGSIYTGLDYRPAVGSIALTGADFTTLSNEKFVANAEFSLKVYPNPSSDSFKINYSSSNIEVVKLAAYDITGKTIETLNVDYDAINNQQIGNDYAPGVYLISLKQGDINKTIRVIKK; encoded by the coding sequence ATGAAAAAAATTTACTTCTTATCAATTTTGGCCCTCGTAACTTTTACAGGGTTTGCTCAATTTACTACTACAACTTACCGAGGCGCATTTGCTCCTGCTCCAGCAGCAATGTGGACGGATACTTGGACAGAATTTAATCCCCAAGATAAAGCGTATCCAACACCGAATGTTACGGTTTCAGCCAATATAACTACAAATACTATTTGGACGGCAGGTAATACCTATGCTTTAGGGGGACAAATTTATGTAAAAAACAACGCTACATTGACCATTGAGCCAGGCGTAATTATTCGTAGCAATGCACCAGGAGCAGGATTGTTCATCACCAAAGGAGCTAAACTTATAGCCGAAGGAACTGCTAGTAGCCCAATTGTATTTACATCGGGAAATACAGTAGGAAACAGAAACCTGGGAGACTGGGGAGGCATTATTTTATTGGGTAAAGGCTCATACAATATCAATGGAGGCATAAATAATATCGAAGGAATTGCACCTAGTGCAGACACAGAATTTGGTGGTGGAGCAACTCCAGACGACAATGACAATTCGGGTTCTTTGAAATATGTTAGAATAGAATACGCAGGCTTTACTTATGGTGCTGCCGGGAGTAATACAGAGATTAATGGATTAACATTTGGGGCAGTAGGGAAAGGAACCAAAATTGATTATGTACAGGTTTCCTATGCTAATGATGATTCATACGAGTGGTTTGGCGGAGCAGTTGATTGTTTTCACCTTGTAGCTTTCAATGGTATTGATGATGATTTTGACACGGATAATGGTTTCAGTGGTAAAGTGCAATTCTGTTTGGGAATCAGAAATCCTACAATTGCAGATTCTTCAGGTTCTAATGGTTTCGAGTCAGATAACAATTCTACAAGTACCTCTGGCACCAGTTTTACAAGAGCAGTTTTTTCAAACTGTACTTTGGTTGGACCAACTTATAGAACCACTTTGCCAAGCGGAGGAGCATTGAACAGCAACCATAGACGTGCAGCGCACTTAAGAAGAAACACGCAACTTCAAATTTGGAATTCTATTTTTATCGATTTTTTTGATGGTGTAGTTGTAGATGGAAATACTACAACCGCAAACGCAACCGCCAACACTATGAAATTTAAAAGTAATATCATCGCCGGAACGGTTGCCTCAAAAGTGGCCGTTAAAGTGGAATCGCCAACTACCACTTTCGATGTAGCCACTTGGTTTACTTCAAATAACAATACAAGCCAAACGACAAGTGCAGGTCTATTGACATTGCCTTACAACACAACAGACGGAAGCATCTACACTGGATTAGATTACAGACCAGCGGTTGGATCTATCGCTTTGACAGGTGCTGATTTTACAACATTATCAAATGAAAAATTTGTTGCAAATGCTGAATTTTCGTTGAAAGTATATCCAAATCCAAGTTCGGACAGCTTCAAAATCAATTATAGTTCTTCAAACATTGAAGTGGTAAAACTTGCCGCCTACGATATTACTGGAAAAACAATCGAAACATTAAATGTGGATTATGATGCTATCAATAATCAACAAATAGGGAATGATTATGCTCCTGGTGTTTATTTGATCTCATTGAAACAAGGGGATATCAATAAAACAATTAGAGTGATCAAAAAATAA
- a CDS encoding lipopolysaccharide biosynthesis protein yields the protein MGLYKNLFKQTAIYGLATVLPRMLSFLLVRVYTGILPTAEYGEVSILLSWMVFFNVILSYGMETGFFRFYNSEKDKQNVVATTTISIFWSTIFFLFGALIFRNSLAALANVNVQYVTYAIWILALDALVIVPFSKLRANQQPMKYAAIKIGNVMVNLFLNIFFLLYLPDLATANPHSFIANLYIENFEIGYIFVSNLLASLLTLVVLSPNYFNLNRKFDKELWKKMMKYGLPILVAGIAFAVNEHFDKILLNYLLPEHIAKSEVGAYSACYKLGLFMVLFATAFRLGIEPFFFSHSSNDKAPETYAVITKYFVIMGSVILLGVIVFADVLKFLLLDDKSYWEAMKVVPLIILANFCLGIYNNLSVWYKLTDKTQIGAYISIVGAILTLVLNYLLIPKYSYYGSAIATIAAYGSMMMISYVLGNKYYPIPYDMEKIGGYLGLSILFSIISFYGFRENYFVGIPLLIGFMYFIYHNEKETILGIVKRKK from the coding sequence TTGGGATTGTATAAAAATCTTTTCAAACAAACGGCCATTTACGGACTCGCTACGGTTTTGCCGCGAATGTTGAGTTTCTTGTTGGTACGTGTATATACCGGCATTTTACCCACTGCCGAGTATGGCGAAGTCTCCATTCTATTGTCTTGGATGGTGTTTTTCAATGTGATTTTGTCCTACGGAATGGAGACCGGCTTTTTCCGTTTTTATAATTCCGAAAAAGACAAGCAAAATGTGGTAGCCACGACCACAATTTCCATTTTTTGGTCCACTATTTTCTTTCTTTTTGGCGCTCTTATTTTCAGAAATTCCTTAGCTGCTTTAGCCAATGTAAATGTACAATATGTAACTTATGCTATTTGGATTTTAGCCTTAGACGCTTTGGTAATTGTACCATTTTCGAAACTAAGAGCCAATCAGCAGCCTATGAAATACGCTGCCATCAAAATAGGAAATGTTATGGTCAACTTGTTTCTCAACATTTTCTTTTTGTTGTATTTACCGGATTTGGCCACAGCTAATCCGCATTCGTTTATTGCTAATTTGTACATCGAAAATTTCGAAATTGGTTATATTTTTGTCTCCAATTTATTGGCAAGCTTGCTAACCTTGGTCGTACTTTCGCCGAATTATTTCAACCTCAATCGAAAATTCGACAAAGAGCTTTGGAAAAAAATGATGAAATACGGCTTGCCAATCCTCGTGGCGGGAATTGCTTTTGCGGTCAATGAACATTTCGATAAAATTTTATTAAATTATCTGCTTCCAGAACACATTGCCAAGTCCGAAGTAGGAGCTTATTCGGCTTGTTACAAACTGGGTTTGTTTATGGTTTTGTTTGCCACAGCTTTCCGTTTGGGAATCGAGCCGTTCTTTTTTAGCCATTCGTCCAATGATAAAGCACCCGAAACCTATGCTGTGATTACTAAGTATTTTGTCATCATGGGATCGGTCATTCTTTTGGGAGTTATCGTTTTTGCCGATGTGTTGAAGTTTCTGTTGCTTGATGATAAATCCTACTGGGAGGCGATGAAAGTCGTACCACTAATCATTCTAGCCAATTTTTGTTTAGGTATTTACAACAACCTTTCGGTTTGGTACAAACTAACCGACAAGACTCAAATAGGAGCTTATATCTCGATTGTAGGAGCGATATTGACTTTGGTTTTAAATTATCTTTTAATTCCAAAATACAGTTATTACGGCTCAGCAATTGCTACTATTGCTGCCTATGGAAGTATGATGATGATATCCTATGTGCTCGGAAATAAATACTATCCTATCCCTTACGATATGGAAAAAATTGGTGGGTATTTAGGCTTGTCAATCCTATTTTCCATCATTTCATTTTATGGATTTAGGGAAAATTATTTCGTTGGAATTCCGTTACTGATTGGGTTTATGTATTTCATCTATCACAACGAGAAAGAAACTATTTTGGGAATTGTAAAAAGGAAAAAATAA
- a CDS encoding tetratricopeptide repeat protein, whose protein sequence is MKKTVPFFLFWVLLCNSASLLAQAEPESIVPETDKFQDYFYESLKQKGIENYDRAIVALEECLKIKPNDASIYAEMGKNYFGLKNFEQSYAFYEKAAQIDPKNKWYWAGMYEVNYQTKNYNQAISNINKLIEFDPVYKEDLVSLYMYTQQFDKALLLINELNDKVGKTNVREMYKAQILSQGKYQNAEMENLLMQIEKNPKEESNYIALIKLYSENNQKEKATAIIKKLEVAVPESEWAQVGLFKYYLDKNEAPKAIKAMNLVLASAQIDANIKHRVLNDFMVFVAKNPQYSPDLEQAIVALDKDLDAKLSKEIGTFYANRKQWDKSIPYYEMVLKKGSGEDVETSLLLLQAYAETKQFEIVAQKAASLVEKYPTQPQFYYFAGLANNQKKQYKNAITFLEMGLDYVVSDLVLEANFNLQLGEAYNGLGDFKKKEMYFAKANQLVKNKK, encoded by the coding sequence ATGAAAAAAACGGTTCCCTTCTTTTTATTCTGGGTTTTGCTTTGCAATTCAGCTTCGCTATTGGCGCAAGCCGAACCAGAATCTATTGTGCCGGAAACCGATAAATTTCAAGATTATTTTTATGAATCGTTGAAGCAAAAAGGCATCGAGAATTATGACCGAGCTATTGTAGCCTTGGAAGAATGTTTGAAAATTAAACCCAATGATGCCAGTATTTATGCTGAAATGGGGAAGAATTATTTTGGATTGAAAAACTTTGAACAAAGCTATGCTTTTTATGAAAAAGCTGCTCAAATTGACCCCAAGAACAAATGGTATTGGGCAGGAATGTATGAAGTAAATTATCAGACCAAGAATTACAATCAAGCTATTAGCAACATTAATAAATTGATTGAATTTGATCCCGTTTATAAAGAAGATTTGGTTTCGCTCTATATGTACACCCAACAATTTGATAAAGCGCTGCTGCTCATCAATGAGTTGAATGATAAGGTTGGAAAAACCAATGTACGTGAAATGTATAAAGCACAAATTCTGTCCCAAGGGAAATATCAGAACGCTGAAATGGAGAATTTGCTAATGCAAATAGAGAAAAATCCAAAAGAAGAATCGAATTATATTGCTTTAATTAAGTTGTATTCTGAGAATAATCAAAAGGAAAAAGCCACGGCAATTATCAAAAAATTAGAAGTCGCAGTTCCAGAATCAGAATGGGCGCAAGTAGGGCTTTTTAAATATTATTTAGATAAAAATGAAGCGCCAAAAGCGATTAAGGCGATGAATTTAGTGTTGGCAAGTGCGCAAATAGATGCTAATATCAAACACCGAGTACTGAATGATTTTATGGTTTTTGTTGCAAAAAATCCGCAATATTCTCCCGATTTAGAGCAGGCGATAGTTGCTTTAGACAAAGATTTAGATGCAAAACTGTCTAAGGAAATAGGAACGTTTTATGCCAATAGAAAGCAATGGGACAAATCGATTCCGTACTATGAAATGGTATTAAAAAAAGGTTCTGGCGAAGATGTGGAAACCAGTTTGCTCTTGCTTCAGGCCTATGCCGAAACCAAACAATTTGAGATTGTAGCACAAAAAGCGGCATCTTTAGTAGAAAAGTATCCTACACAACCTCAATTTTATTACTTTGCAGGTCTGGCCAATAACCAAAAAAAGCAGTATAAAAACGCTATAACTTTTTTGGAAATGGGTTTGGATTATGTCGTGAGCGACTTGGTATTGGAAGCTAATTTTAATCTTCAATTGGGGGAGGCGTACAACGGTTTAGGTGATTTCAAGAAAAAAGAAATGTATTTTGCCAAAGCCAATCAATTAGTTAAAAACAAAAAATAA
- a CDS encoding GNAT family N-acetyltransferase produces the protein MILKTVELTTIEEMFAQIGIIRHLYPNISEEKYKAYLKSMIPHNYIQIAIFEKEVCVGLTGLWYGIKLWSGKYLEIDNFIVHPDHRSKGIGKMLTDYVNQKATDLDCTMIVLDAYTQNFTAHRFYYNQGYNPRGFHFIKTLNEEGLT, from the coding sequence ATAATTTTGAAAACTGTAGAACTCACCACAATCGAAGAAATGTTTGCCCAAATCGGAATAATTCGTCATTTGTACCCCAATATTTCTGAAGAAAAATACAAAGCATATCTTAAATCAATGATCCCGCACAATTATATCCAGATTGCAATTTTCGAAAAGGAAGTCTGCGTCGGCCTGACGGGTTTATGGTATGGAATCAAACTTTGGTCTGGAAAATATCTAGAAATCGACAATTTTATTGTCCATCCCGATCATCGGTCCAAAGGAATTGGGAAAATGCTCACCGATTATGTAAATCAAAAAGCAACCGATTTGGATTGTACAATGATTGTCCTCGATGCGTATACTCAAAATTTTACAGCGCATCGATTTTATTATAATCAAGGCTATAATCCGAGAGGCTTTCATTTCATTAAAACGTTAAATGAGGAGGGATTGACTTAA
- the dut gene encoding dUTP diphosphatase, translating into MKIKIINKSQHDLPTYETIASAGMDLRANLTESITLKPLERTIVKTGLFIELPIGYEAQVRPRSGLAAKKGITVLNSPGTVDADYRGEIGVILVNLSNEVFVVENGERIAQLIIAKHERSEWVEVQELSETSRGEGGFGSTGVK; encoded by the coding sequence ATGAAAATAAAAATCATCAATAAATCGCAACATGATTTGCCTACTTACGAAACCATTGCCTCGGCAGGAATGGATTTAAGAGCCAATCTTACCGAATCAATAACCCTGAAACCATTGGAAAGAACCATCGTTAAAACCGGTCTTTTCATCGAATTACCCATAGGTTACGAGGCACAAGTGCGACCAAGAAGCGGCTTGGCAGCCAAAAAAGGAATCACCGTTCTCAATTCCCCCGGAACTGTCGACGCGGATTATCGGGGAGAAATTGGGGTGATTTTGGTCAATTTATCAAATGAAGTTTTCGTTGTCGAAAACGGGGAACGCATTGCCCAACTCATCATCGCAAAACACGAAAGATCCGAATGGGTTGAAGTTCAGGAATTATCTGAAACATCTAGAGGAGAAGGCGGTTTTGGGAGTACTGGGGTGAAGTAA